A single Cottoperca gobio chromosome 5, fCotGob3.1, whole genome shotgun sequence DNA region contains:
- the cast gene encoding calpastatin isoform X4 → MAYAAYWMSLSQPSQATPKPAAQVSTAKPAQFEKAGSAMATKPGVVTTATGGVTRSGVTAGGSASVGTAGKAKPETNTTVAGATVIDMSSAGATFVDMTSTGARSGPKEMSKTAAVSQVKATATVPSPAAGVAATRPKESPKGTAKSATATTTFNTAVPKLDTAKTTKPISTAAAGNVSVQGKKEATQTKVQVEVPPAAAKGAKEVDPFDALASILPSADPITPLLPVYTGPEVTEHDITSERGQKCGERDSTLPPGYRFEDMPPAPADYKPKDVPKPLSTDEALDSLSFGFTPSTASAAPQKQEKSQTSSAAASVSVCAPAPPADKKAKMEKVSDDFSLESLLPAVTATATKAAPPVAVCQAPPADKKAKMMDANPKTDAGVSMSLDALSALVDTLPEDKPKPELPKLRPEDIVSEDKHKKETGVFVGERDDSIAPEYRFNVDELKKLPAPKPEPTIGTGEALDFLSGDFTDSSAAPVVQAPLAKKAPAVPPVAVCPPADKKVKKENIPDDFALQAATATDDFSLDALSALSDTLPADVPKPEVPELRPEDIVSEDKHKKERGVFVGERDDSIAPEYRFNVDELKKLPAPKPEPTIGTGEALDFLSGDFTDSSAAPVVQAPSAQKHEDTLIVCYGPPPAVMASVITPVPLPTQTKVEDLSALDLLSGDFVSSTKTSGLQAPVPPPTKKTPEKTVCPLEQHRPVDVLHGRTPQAKPNQGGSLSLDALSALSDTLPEDKPKPELPKLRPEDIVSEDKHKKKKGVFVGERDDSIAPEYRFNEEQLKKLPAPEPEPTMCTGDALDILSGGFESSSAPVVQAPVITPSAPPAQSSADFSLDALAGEFVSSSAAPTVKSAVCVPTETAAELYPGADNAMDALSDTLKDITPAPQPVPPPAKDIVKEKKVVEERLVKMGERDDSLPPEYRPTKEMGEAPAPPKGKTMDDKTAMDLLSSDFGAAASKPAAPAASSAATTKLEPPVLDSKPLKPMTGAVLDSLSSTLLPDVPEFKPTDKPKGKSKSKSKSKKHQAEEPSPTEQLPAQQSSDVVPRSTKKEGKR, encoded by the exons tcGCAGCCTAGCCAGGCCACACCCAAACCGGCAGCTCAGGTCTCCACTGCCAAGCCTGCACAGTTCGAG AAGGCAGGATCCGCCATGGCTACAAAGCCTGGGGTGGTTACCACAGCAACAGGCGGAGTCACACGAAGTGGTGTCACAGCAGGAGGAAGTGCTTCGGTTGGGACAGCAGGAAAAGCCAAACCAGAG ACTAACACTACGGTGGCAGGTGCTACTGTTATTGACATGTCGTCCGCTGGGGCTACCTTTGTTGACATGACATCAACTGGGGCGAGGAGCGGTCCTAAAGAGATGTCAAAG ACTGCTGCTGTTTCCCAAGTAAAAGCCACCGCTACGGTTCCTTCTCCTGCCGCTGGAGTGGCTGCGACCAGACCTAAAGAGTCACCCAAAGGCACAGCCAAG AGTGCCACTGCCACCACAACATTCAACACTGCTGTGCCTAAACTTGATACGGCTAAAACAACAAAGCCAATTTCTACGGCTGCGGCTGGAAATGTGTCTGtgcagggaaagaaagaagCGACACAAACAAAG gtgcaggtggaggttcctccagcagcagctaaGGGAGCCAAAGAG GTTGATCCATTCGATGCCCTGGCCAGCATACTGCCATCAGCTGATCCTATCACACCCCTCCTGCCTGTATACACAGGACCGGAGGTCACAGag CATGACATCACCTCTGAGAGGGGTCAGAAGTGTGGAGAAAGAGACAGCACGCTGCCTCCAGGCTACAGATTTGAAGATATG CCTCCAGCTCCTGCAGATTATAAGCCTAAGGACGTTCCT AAACCACTGAGCACAGACGAGGCCCTGGATTCTCTTTCATTTGGATTCACGCCTTCCACTGCTTCAGCTGCACCACAGAAGCAAGAG AAATCTCAAACCTCTTCAGCAGCCgcttctgtgtctgtgtgtgctccTGCACCACCAGCTGATAAAAAAGCCAAGATGGAGAAAGTTTCGGATGATTTCTCTCTGGAAAGTTTGCTTCCCGCTGTTACTGCCACTGCCACG AAAGCAGCTCCTCCTGTGGCCGTCTGTCAAGCTCCTCCTGCCGATAAAAAAGCCAAAATGATGGACGCCAATCCCAAGACTGATGCA ggtgtctctatgtctctggaTGCTCTCAGCGCTCTTGTTGACACGTTGCCAGAAGACAAACCAAAACCTGAACTCCCCAAACTCAGACCTGAGGACATCGTCTCG GAGGACAAACACAAGAAGGAGACGGGTGTGTTTGTGGGAGAGAGGGACGACTCAATTGCTCCAGAATACAGGTTTAATGTGGACGAACTGAAAAAACTGCCTGCTCCTAAACCTGAG CCGACCATTGGTACTGGTGAGGCTCTGGACTTTTTGTCTGGAGACTTCACGGACTCTTCAGCAGCGCCTGTTGTCCAGGCTCCTCTAGCAAAG AAAGCCCCGGCAGTTCCTCCTGTGGCTGTGTGTCCTCCTGCTGATAAAAAAGTCAAGAAGGAGAACATCCCTGATGATTTCGCTCTGCAGGCTGCAACTGCTACG GATGACTTCTCTCTGGACGCTCTCAGCGCTCTCAGTGACACGTTGCCAGCAGACGTGCCAAAACCTGAAGTTCCCGAACTCAGACCTGAGGACATCGTCTCG GAGGACAAACACAAGAAGGAGAGGGGTGTGTTTGTGGGAGAGAGGGACGACTCAATTGCTCCAGAATACAGGTTTAATGTGGACGAACTGAAAAAACTGCCTGCTCCTAAACCTGAG CCGACCATTGGTACTGGTGAGGCTCTGGACTTTTTGTCTGGAGACTTCACAGACTCTTCAGCAGCGCCTGTTGTCCAGGCTCCTTCAGCACAG AAACATGAGGACACTTTAATTGTGTGTTATGGTCCTCCACCTGCTGTCATGGCTTCTGTCATCACCCCCGTGCCTCTTCCTACACAG aCCAAAGTAGAAGATTTGTCAGCTCTGGATCTCCTTTCTGGAGATTTTGTGTCTTCAACTAAAACTTCTGGACTTCAGGCACCTGTCCCTCCTCCCACCAAGAAGACCCCAGAG AAAACGGTTTGTCCTCTGGAACAGCACAGGCCAGTTGATGTCCTCCATGGACGAACACCACAAGCAAAACCCAATCAG GGgggctctctgtctctggatgCTCTCAGTGCTCTCAGTGACACGTTGCCAGAAGACAAACCAAAACCTGAACTCCCCAAACTCAGACCTGAGGACATCGTCTCG gaggacaaacacaagaagaagaagggtgtgtttgtgggagAGAGGGACGACTCAATTGCTCCAGAATACAGGTTCAATGAGGAACAACTCAAAAAACTGCCTGCTCCTGAACCTGAG cccaCCATGTGTACTGGTGATGCTCTGGACATTTTGTCTGGAGGCTTCGAGTCCTCATCAGCTCCTGTTGTCCAGGCTCCTGTCATTACCCCCTCGGCTCCTCCTGCACAG TCCTCTGCAGACTTTTCTCTGGATGCCTTGGCGGGAGaatttgtttcctcctctgccgCTCCAACGGTGAAGTCCGCTGTTTGTGTTCCCACAGAAACTGCCGCAGAG CTGTACCCAGGAGCAGACAATGCTATGGATGCTCTGTCAGACACCTTGAAGGATATCACACCCGCCCCTCAGCCCGTCCCACCTCCTGCCAAAGACATTGTCAAG GAGAAAAAGGTTGTTGAAGAAAGGCTGGTTAAGATGGGGGAGAGAGACGACTCTCTGCCACCAGAGTATCGACCCACTAAG GAAATGGGAGAAGCACCTGCACCACCCAAGGGG AAGACTATGGATGATAAAACAGCCATGGACCTGCTGTCCAGTGACTTCGGTGCCGCTGCTTCCAAGCCCGCTGCACCCGCCGCATCATCTGCTGCCACAACAAAGCTGGAACCTCCTGTGCTGGACTCAAAGCCCCTGAAG CCAATGACTGGTGCTGTCCTGGACTCCCTGTCTAGCACTCTGCTCCCAGATGTCCCAGAGTTCAAACCTACAGACAAACCAAAG GGCAAGAgcaagtcaaagtcaaagtctAAA AAACACCAAGCAGAGGAGCCGTCTCCCACTGAACAGCTGCCCGCTCAGCAAAGCTCCGACGTTGTGCCGAGATCTACAAAGAAGGAAGGGAAGAGATAG
- the cast gene encoding calpastatin isoform X13 produces MSQPSQATPKPAAQVSTAKPAQFEKAGSAMATKPGVVTTATGGVTRSGVTAGGSASVGTAGKAKPETNTTVAGATVIDMSSAGATFVDMTSTGARSGPKEMSKTAAVSQVKATATVPSPAAGVAATRPKESPKGTAKSATATTTFNTAVPKLDTAKTTKPISTAAAGNVSVQGKKEATQTKVQVEVPPAAAKGAKEVDPFDALASILPSADPITPLLPVYTGPEVTEHDITSERGQKCGERDSTLPPGYRFEDMPPAPADYKPKDVPKPLSTDEALDSLSFGFTPSTASAAPQKQEKSQTSSAAASVSVCAPAPPADKKAKMEKVSDDFSLESLLPAVTATATKAAPPVAVCQAPPADKKAKMMDANPKTDAGVSMSLDALSALVDTLPEDKPKPELPKLRPEDIVSEDKHKKETGVFVGERDDSIAPEYRFNVDELKKLPAPKPEPTIGTGEALDFLSGDFTDSSAAPVVQAPLAKKAPAVPPVAVCPPADKKVKKENIPDDFALQAATATDDFSLDALSALSDTLPADVPKPEVPELRPEDIVSEDKHKKERGVFVGERDDSIAPEYRFNVDELKKLPAPKPEPTIGTGEALDFLSGDFTDSSAAPVVQAPSAQKHEDTLIVCYGPPPAVMASVITPVPLPTQTKVEDLSALDLLSGDFVSSTKTSGLQAPVPPPTKKTPEKTVCPLEQHRPVDVLHGRTPQAKPNQGGSLSLDALSALSDTLPEDKPKPELPKLRPEDIVSEDKHKKKKGVFVGERDDSIAPEYRFNEEQLKKLPAPEPEPTMCTGDALDILSGGFESSSAPVVQAPVITPSAPPAQSSADFSLDALAGEFVSSSAAPTVKSAVCVPTETAAELYPGADNAMDALSDTLKDITPAPQPVPPPAKDIVKEKKVVEERLVKMGERDDSLPPEYRPTKEMGEAPAPPKGKTMDDKTAMDLLSSDFGAAASKPAAPAASSAATTKLEPPVLDSKPLKPMTGAVLDSLSSTLLPDVPEFKPTDKPKGKSKSKSKSKKHQAEEPSPTEQLPAQQSSDVVPRSTKKEGKR; encoded by the exons ATG tcGCAGCCTAGCCAGGCCACACCCAAACCGGCAGCTCAGGTCTCCACTGCCAAGCCTGCACAGTTCGAG AAGGCAGGATCCGCCATGGCTACAAAGCCTGGGGTGGTTACCACAGCAACAGGCGGAGTCACACGAAGTGGTGTCACAGCAGGAGGAAGTGCTTCGGTTGGGACAGCAGGAAAAGCCAAACCAGAG ACTAACACTACGGTGGCAGGTGCTACTGTTATTGACATGTCGTCCGCTGGGGCTACCTTTGTTGACATGACATCAACTGGGGCGAGGAGCGGTCCTAAAGAGATGTCAAAG ACTGCTGCTGTTTCCCAAGTAAAAGCCACCGCTACGGTTCCTTCTCCTGCCGCTGGAGTGGCTGCGACCAGACCTAAAGAGTCACCCAAAGGCACAGCCAAG AGTGCCACTGCCACCACAACATTCAACACTGCTGTGCCTAAACTTGATACGGCTAAAACAACAAAGCCAATTTCTACGGCTGCGGCTGGAAATGTGTCTGtgcagggaaagaaagaagCGACACAAACAAAG gtgcaggtggaggttcctccagcagcagctaaGGGAGCCAAAGAG GTTGATCCATTCGATGCCCTGGCCAGCATACTGCCATCAGCTGATCCTATCACACCCCTCCTGCCTGTATACACAGGACCGGAGGTCACAGag CATGACATCACCTCTGAGAGGGGTCAGAAGTGTGGAGAAAGAGACAGCACGCTGCCTCCAGGCTACAGATTTGAAGATATG CCTCCAGCTCCTGCAGATTATAAGCCTAAGGACGTTCCT AAACCACTGAGCACAGACGAGGCCCTGGATTCTCTTTCATTTGGATTCACGCCTTCCACTGCTTCAGCTGCACCACAGAAGCAAGAG AAATCTCAAACCTCTTCAGCAGCCgcttctgtgtctgtgtgtgctccTGCACCACCAGCTGATAAAAAAGCCAAGATGGAGAAAGTTTCGGATGATTTCTCTCTGGAAAGTTTGCTTCCCGCTGTTACTGCCACTGCCACG AAAGCAGCTCCTCCTGTGGCCGTCTGTCAAGCTCCTCCTGCCGATAAAAAAGCCAAAATGATGGACGCCAATCCCAAGACTGATGCA ggtgtctctatgtctctggaTGCTCTCAGCGCTCTTGTTGACACGTTGCCAGAAGACAAACCAAAACCTGAACTCCCCAAACTCAGACCTGAGGACATCGTCTCG GAGGACAAACACAAGAAGGAGACGGGTGTGTTTGTGGGAGAGAGGGACGACTCAATTGCTCCAGAATACAGGTTTAATGTGGACGAACTGAAAAAACTGCCTGCTCCTAAACCTGAG CCGACCATTGGTACTGGTGAGGCTCTGGACTTTTTGTCTGGAGACTTCACGGACTCTTCAGCAGCGCCTGTTGTCCAGGCTCCTCTAGCAAAG AAAGCCCCGGCAGTTCCTCCTGTGGCTGTGTGTCCTCCTGCTGATAAAAAAGTCAAGAAGGAGAACATCCCTGATGATTTCGCTCTGCAGGCTGCAACTGCTACG GATGACTTCTCTCTGGACGCTCTCAGCGCTCTCAGTGACACGTTGCCAGCAGACGTGCCAAAACCTGAAGTTCCCGAACTCAGACCTGAGGACATCGTCTCG GAGGACAAACACAAGAAGGAGAGGGGTGTGTTTGTGGGAGAGAGGGACGACTCAATTGCTCCAGAATACAGGTTTAATGTGGACGAACTGAAAAAACTGCCTGCTCCTAAACCTGAG CCGACCATTGGTACTGGTGAGGCTCTGGACTTTTTGTCTGGAGACTTCACAGACTCTTCAGCAGCGCCTGTTGTCCAGGCTCCTTCAGCACAG AAACATGAGGACACTTTAATTGTGTGTTATGGTCCTCCACCTGCTGTCATGGCTTCTGTCATCACCCCCGTGCCTCTTCCTACACAG aCCAAAGTAGAAGATTTGTCAGCTCTGGATCTCCTTTCTGGAGATTTTGTGTCTTCAACTAAAACTTCTGGACTTCAGGCACCTGTCCCTCCTCCCACCAAGAAGACCCCAGAG AAAACGGTTTGTCCTCTGGAACAGCACAGGCCAGTTGATGTCCTCCATGGACGAACACCACAAGCAAAACCCAATCAG GGgggctctctgtctctggatgCTCTCAGTGCTCTCAGTGACACGTTGCCAGAAGACAAACCAAAACCTGAACTCCCCAAACTCAGACCTGAGGACATCGTCTCG gaggacaaacacaagaagaagaagggtgtgtttgtgggagAGAGGGACGACTCAATTGCTCCAGAATACAGGTTCAATGAGGAACAACTCAAAAAACTGCCTGCTCCTGAACCTGAG cccaCCATGTGTACTGGTGATGCTCTGGACATTTTGTCTGGAGGCTTCGAGTCCTCATCAGCTCCTGTTGTCCAGGCTCCTGTCATTACCCCCTCGGCTCCTCCTGCACAG TCCTCTGCAGACTTTTCTCTGGATGCCTTGGCGGGAGaatttgtttcctcctctgccgCTCCAACGGTGAAGTCCGCTGTTTGTGTTCCCACAGAAACTGCCGCAGAG CTGTACCCAGGAGCAGACAATGCTATGGATGCTCTGTCAGACACCTTGAAGGATATCACACCCGCCCCTCAGCCCGTCCCACCTCCTGCCAAAGACATTGTCAAG GAGAAAAAGGTTGTTGAAGAAAGGCTGGTTAAGATGGGGGAGAGAGACGACTCTCTGCCACCAGAGTATCGACCCACTAAG GAAATGGGAGAAGCACCTGCACCACCCAAGGGG AAGACTATGGATGATAAAACAGCCATGGACCTGCTGTCCAGTGACTTCGGTGCCGCTGCTTCCAAGCCCGCTGCACCCGCCGCATCATCTGCTGCCACAACAAAGCTGGAACCTCCTGTGCTGGACTCAAAGCCCCTGAAG CCAATGACTGGTGCTGTCCTGGACTCCCTGTCTAGCACTCTGCTCCCAGATGTCCCAGAGTTCAAACCTACAGACAAACCAAAG GGCAAGAgcaagtcaaagtcaaagtctAAA AAACACCAAGCAGAGGAGCCGTCTCCCACTGAACAGCTGCCCGCTCAGCAAAGCTCCGACGTTGTGCCGAGATCTACAAAGAAGGAAGGGAAGAGATAG
- the cast gene encoding calpastatin isoform X36, with translation MGQILSWIRGPRDGQALQDVAVEEQKHGNYRPLPLPRQNFYQSQPSQATPKPAAQVSTAKPAQFEVQVEVPPAAAKGAKEPPAPADYKPKDVPKPLSTDEALDSLSFGFTPSTASAAPQKQEKSQTSSAAASVSVCAPAPPADKKAKMEKVSDDFSLESLLPAVTATATKAAPPVAVCQAPPADKKAKMMDANPKTDAGVSMSLDALSALVDTLPEDKPKPELPKLRPEDIVSEDKHKKETGVFVGERDDSIAPEYRFNVDELKKLPAPKPEPTIGTGEALDFLSGDFTDSSAAPVVQAPLAKKAPAVPPVAVCPPADKKVKKENIPDDFALQAATATDDFSLDALSALSDTLPADVPKPEVPELRPEDIVSEDKHKKERGVFVGERDDSIAPEYRFNVDELKKLPAPKPEPTIGTGEALDFLSGDFTDSSAAPVVQAPSAQKHEDTLIVCYGPPPAVMASVITPVPLPTQTKVEDLSALDLLSGDFVSSTKTSGLQAPVPPPTKKTPEKTVCPLEQHRPVDVLHGRTPQAKPNQGGSLSLDALSALSDTLPEDKPKPELPKLRPEDIVSEDKHKKKKGVFVGERDDSIAPEYRFNEEQLKKLPAPEPEPTMCTGDALDILSGGFESSSAPVVQAPVITPSAPPAQSSADFSLDALAGEFVSSSAAPTVKSAVCVPTETAAELYPGADNAMDALSDTLKDITPAPQPVPPPAKDIVKEKKVVEERLVKMGERDDSLPPEYRPTKEMGEAPAPPKGKTMDDKTAMDLLSSDFGAAASKPAAPAASSAATTKLEPPVLDSKPLKPMTGAVLDSLSSTLLPDVPEFKPTDKPKGKSKSKSKSKKHQAEEPSPTEQLPAQQSSDVVPRSTKKEGKR, from the exons ATGGGCCAGATATTGAGCTGGATCCGAGGCCCACGGGACGGCCAGGCCCTGCAAGATGTAGCCGTGGAGGAGCAg aaacacgGCAACTATCGACCCCTTCCCTTACCCCGACAAAATTTCTACCAG tcGCAGCCTAGCCAGGCCACACCCAAACCGGCAGCTCAGGTCTCCACTGCCAAGCCTGCACAGTTCGAG gtgcaggtggaggttcctccagcagcagctaaGGGAGCCAAAGAG CCTCCAGCTCCTGCAGATTATAAGCCTAAGGACGTTCCT AAACCACTGAGCACAGACGAGGCCCTGGATTCTCTTTCATTTGGATTCACGCCTTCCACTGCTTCAGCTGCACCACAGAAGCAAGAG AAATCTCAAACCTCTTCAGCAGCCgcttctgtgtctgtgtgtgctccTGCACCACCAGCTGATAAAAAAGCCAAGATGGAGAAAGTTTCGGATGATTTCTCTCTGGAAAGTTTGCTTCCCGCTGTTACTGCCACTGCCACG AAAGCAGCTCCTCCTGTGGCCGTCTGTCAAGCTCCTCCTGCCGATAAAAAAGCCAAAATGATGGACGCCAATCCCAAGACTGATGCA ggtgtctctatgtctctggaTGCTCTCAGCGCTCTTGTTGACACGTTGCCAGAAGACAAACCAAAACCTGAACTCCCCAAACTCAGACCTGAGGACATCGTCTCG GAGGACAAACACAAGAAGGAGACGGGTGTGTTTGTGGGAGAGAGGGACGACTCAATTGCTCCAGAATACAGGTTTAATGTGGACGAACTGAAAAAACTGCCTGCTCCTAAACCTGAG CCGACCATTGGTACTGGTGAGGCTCTGGACTTTTTGTCTGGAGACTTCACGGACTCTTCAGCAGCGCCTGTTGTCCAGGCTCCTCTAGCAAAG AAAGCCCCGGCAGTTCCTCCTGTGGCTGTGTGTCCTCCTGCTGATAAAAAAGTCAAGAAGGAGAACATCCCTGATGATTTCGCTCTGCAGGCTGCAACTGCTACG GATGACTTCTCTCTGGACGCTCTCAGCGCTCTCAGTGACACGTTGCCAGCAGACGTGCCAAAACCTGAAGTTCCCGAACTCAGACCTGAGGACATCGTCTCG GAGGACAAACACAAGAAGGAGAGGGGTGTGTTTGTGGGAGAGAGGGACGACTCAATTGCTCCAGAATACAGGTTTAATGTGGACGAACTGAAAAAACTGCCTGCTCCTAAACCTGAG CCGACCATTGGTACTGGTGAGGCTCTGGACTTTTTGTCTGGAGACTTCACAGACTCTTCAGCAGCGCCTGTTGTCCAGGCTCCTTCAGCACAG AAACATGAGGACACTTTAATTGTGTGTTATGGTCCTCCACCTGCTGTCATGGCTTCTGTCATCACCCCCGTGCCTCTTCCTACACAG aCCAAAGTAGAAGATTTGTCAGCTCTGGATCTCCTTTCTGGAGATTTTGTGTCTTCAACTAAAACTTCTGGACTTCAGGCACCTGTCCCTCCTCCCACCAAGAAGACCCCAGAG AAAACGGTTTGTCCTCTGGAACAGCACAGGCCAGTTGATGTCCTCCATGGACGAACACCACAAGCAAAACCCAATCAG GGgggctctctgtctctggatgCTCTCAGTGCTCTCAGTGACACGTTGCCAGAAGACAAACCAAAACCTGAACTCCCCAAACTCAGACCTGAGGACATCGTCTCG gaggacaaacacaagaagaagaagggtgtgtttgtgggagAGAGGGACGACTCAATTGCTCCAGAATACAGGTTCAATGAGGAACAACTCAAAAAACTGCCTGCTCCTGAACCTGAG cccaCCATGTGTACTGGTGATGCTCTGGACATTTTGTCTGGAGGCTTCGAGTCCTCATCAGCTCCTGTTGTCCAGGCTCCTGTCATTACCCCCTCGGCTCCTCCTGCACAG TCCTCTGCAGACTTTTCTCTGGATGCCTTGGCGGGAGaatttgtttcctcctctgccgCTCCAACGGTGAAGTCCGCTGTTTGTGTTCCCACAGAAACTGCCGCAGAG CTGTACCCAGGAGCAGACAATGCTATGGATGCTCTGTCAGACACCTTGAAGGATATCACACCCGCCCCTCAGCCCGTCCCACCTCCTGCCAAAGACATTGTCAAG GAGAAAAAGGTTGTTGAAGAAAGGCTGGTTAAGATGGGGGAGAGAGACGACTCTCTGCCACCAGAGTATCGACCCACTAAG GAAATGGGAGAAGCACCTGCACCACCCAAGGGG AAGACTATGGATGATAAAACAGCCATGGACCTGCTGTCCAGTGACTTCGGTGCCGCTGCTTCCAAGCCCGCTGCACCCGCCGCATCATCTGCTGCCACAACAAAGCTGGAACCTCCTGTGCTGGACTCAAAGCCCCTGAAG CCAATGACTGGTGCTGTCCTGGACTCCCTGTCTAGCACTCTGCTCCCAGATGTCCCAGAGTTCAAACCTACAGACAAACCAAAG GGCAAGAgcaagtcaaagtcaaagtctAAA AAACACCAAGCAGAGGAGCCGTCTCCCACTGAACAGCTGCCCGCTCAGCAAAGCTCCGACGTTGTGCCGAGATCTACAAAGAAGGAAGGGAAGAGATAG